In one Pseudoclavibacter sp. Marseille-Q3772 genomic region, the following are encoded:
- a CDS encoding argininosuccinate synthase, which yields MTERIVLAYSGGLDTSVAIPWIKERTGRDVIAFAVDVGQAGEDLEQIRQRALGCGAVEAVVLDARDEFADEYLIPALKANALYQRRYPLVSALSRPLIARHLARVARELGANSIAHGCTGMGNDQVRFEAAVAAVAPELESIAPIRDLSLTRDVAIEYAEEHKLPIRQSKSSPYSIDQNMWGRAVETGFLEDPWNAPVEDLYEYTKDPTIQRDPTEIVLTFEAGVPVALDGERLSMRQMVEKLNELAGAHGVGRLDMVEDRLVGIKSREIYEAPAAIALIEAHTQLEDLVLERDVHRYKREVEVEWSNLVYDGLWFGGLKVALDSFIEHTQQKVSGEIRMTLHQGRAVVTGRRSEHSLYDYSLATYDTGNTFNQDAARGFIELHSLPSKIAARRDKPQL from the coding sequence ATGACTGAACGTATCGTTCTTGCGTATTCGGGAGGGCTTGACACCTCCGTTGCAATTCCGTGGATCAAGGAGCGAACCGGCCGAGATGTAATCGCCTTTGCGGTTGACGTTGGTCAGGCCGGCGAAGACCTTGAACAGATCCGTCAGCGTGCCCTCGGCTGCGGTGCCGTTGAGGCAGTGGTGTTGGATGCGCGGGACGAGTTCGCAGACGAGTACCTCATCCCCGCACTGAAGGCTAACGCGCTCTACCAGCGCCGCTATCCACTCGTATCGGCGTTGTCGCGGCCGCTGATCGCACGCCACCTGGCGCGAGTCGCCCGCGAACTCGGTGCGAACTCGATCGCACACGGATGCACGGGTATGGGTAACGACCAGGTTCGTTTCGAGGCTGCGGTTGCGGCCGTTGCTCCCGAGCTCGAATCGATCGCCCCGATCCGTGACCTCTCGCTGACCCGTGACGTCGCGATTGAGTACGCAGAAGAGCACAAGCTGCCAATTCGCCAGTCGAAGTCATCGCCCTACTCGATTGACCAGAACATGTGGGGCCGTGCCGTAGAGACCGGCTTCCTCGAGGACCCCTGGAACGCACCGGTTGAGGACCTCTACGAGTACACCAAGGACCCGACCATCCAGCGTGACCCAACCGAGATCGTATTGACCTTCGAAGCCGGTGTTCCGGTTGCGCTCGACGGCGAGCGGCTGTCGATGCGCCAGATGGTTGAGAAGCTCAATGAGCTTGCCGGAGCGCACGGCGTTGGCCGACTTGACATGGTCGAAGACCGCCTAGTGGGCATCAAGTCTCGCGAAATCTATGAAGCACCCGCTGCCATCGCGCTCATCGAAGCGCACACGCAGCTGGAAGACCTCGTGCTCGAGCGTGATGTACACCGCTATAAGCGTGAGGTCGAGGTTGAATGGTCGAACCTCGTGTACGACGGCCTGTGGTTCGGTGGTCTCAAGGTTGCACTCGATAGCTTCATTGAGCACACCCAGCAGAAGGTATCCGGCGAGATCCGCATGACCTTGCACCAGGGACGCGCCGTGGTTACCGGCCGTCGCTCGGAGCACTCGCTGTACGACTACTCACTGGCCACCTACGACACGGGCAACACCTTCAACCAGGATGCGGCACGCGGGTTCATCGAATTGCACAGCCTGCCGTCCAAGATCGCTGCCCGCCGCGACAAGCCTCAGCTCTAG